The DNA segment GTGGGCCCCACGGAGTAGTTGCCGAGGATGAGGTCGGTCATCGGCCGGTCGTGCCAGCCGAGGTGCGCGAACAACCGCGCGGGCTCCTCGGCGACCAGTCGCCGCTGACCCTGAGGACTGTGAAGTCCGTAGTCCTCCCAGCCCGGATAGCTGCCCGTGTCGGCATGACAGCGGACGGCGGCGGGCCCGCAGCCACAGTTCGCGATGGGGCCCGCGGTGGCGCAGGTCACCGTCACCGGGAAGCCGCTCGCGTCGTAGGTCTGCCCCGTGGGTGACACGCTCGCCGCGAAGCCCACCAGCACCGTCGTCGCGCCCGGGGCCCACCACGCCTCGAGCGAGCGCTCCTCCGCGGGCGAGCCATCCGGCTTCAGTCCGAGACAGGCATCCTTGTCGTCGCGGAAGTATTTCCATGCTCCGGCCTTCGGGGTGCCATCCGGGCACCGGACGATGGAGCGCTGCTGCTGCAGGCCATACTCCGGGGGATCCGCCGTCGGCCCCACGGGCGGAATGTTGAACCAGTCGCGCGCCGTCTCGAACAGCGTCCGATAGAAGGTAGGGTCCTGGAGCGTGGTGTCCACGAAGGCCGAGACGTAGGCGCGTTGCGCCGCCTCGCTTCCGGCGGCCTCCAGCGCGGCGTACTCCTCATCTGTCGGAGGCTCGCCCCTCAGCGCCATCGCGCTGCGTCGCAGCAGGCGGCTGGGGATGAGCACGTCGGCCGGTACACCCGCGTCGGAGCCGTCCTCGGGCGGGGGCTCGACGCAGCCAGCGTCCTCGCCATTCGGAGTCGGCCCTCCGGACGAGCTGCTGCCGGAGCAGCCCAGCCAGACGAGGAACGGGAGAAGCCACAGCAGCGCGCGCGCATCTCGCGCGGCGGCCAGCCCTGGAGGGGGGAGCTTTCGGTGGGGCATGCGCGGCCCCTTCGCAAGTCATATGCCATGGGCGCGGGCGCGAGCGCTCCGAGTGGGCAGTGGATGTCTCTCAACGCCTGCGTCTGGGTGGCGCGGGGGAGTGTCCACCACAACTTGAGGCCCGCGCGCCACACCTGGCGCTCGCACAACCATGGGACTGGCGGCCGGATATATCAGTCTGATATGTCTGGATGGAGGAGGCAGTCATGGCGCGGGAGAGCACCTGTCGGTTCGCCATCCTGGGGATGCTGTGCAGGAGGCCGATGAGTGGGTACGACCTGCGAAGCGCCATCGAGCATTCGGTGGGGCACTTCTGGCAGGAGAGCTACGGCAACCTGTACCCGACGCTGGCGCGGATGGCGGAGGAGCAGCTGGTGAAGCTCGACCCGGAGGACGGCTCGTCGGGCGACCGGATCCGGAAGGTGTACCGGGTGACAGCGGCGGGGCGGAAGGCGCTCGCGGAATGGCTGCGGCGGCCGGTGCTCCCCCACGTCGAGCGCAATGAGCTGCTGCTCAAGCTCTTCTTCGGGGCCCAGGTGGGACCCAAGGACTCCCTGGCGCAGGTGGAGCGTAGCCGCGCCGAGGCGGAATCACTGCTGGCGGTGTTGCGCCTCATCGACCAGGAGGTCCGCCCTGCCCGGAAAGACGACCCGGAGTTCGCCTATGAGCACCTGTCGATTCGCGCGGGACTGATCGGGCTGGAGGCACACCTGCGCTGGTGTGACGAGGCCCGCGAGGCGCTCGGACGGCTGAAGCCGACGACGGGTCCGCCGAAGAAGGGCCGCTCGCGCTGAGCGGTCAGGCCCCGCCGCATGGATGTCCAGGGCGGTTGAACCCTCTCTGAAAGGAGGCACTCACGGTCTTTTCCGCAGGGTTGTTCCTCTCGTCTGTTCATTCAAACCGAGCCGGTTCGTCCGGCCCAATGACTGTCGCCCAACGTCACACCCCCATCCCATGAACCGTACCTTCCTTGCCGCAACGCTCGCGCTGTTCCCCCTGATGTTTGCCTGCCAGCCGGAAATCGATGCCGGGAATCCGGAGACGGCCAGCGCGCTGGAGCAGCGGAGCGGCACCTCCGTCGACACCCACCGCGACGCGCTGCTCGCGGCGCCCTTCGTCACCCTGGAGGCGGTCGAAACCGCGCGGTATCAAGACACCTATTATGTCCACGTGGAGACGGCCTACTACGCCACCTTCTGGGCCGACCGCGCGCGCAGCATCCCCGTCAATCTGGGCTCCGCCATCCAGCTGAACTATCAATCCACATTCTACAACTACAAGTACAACCAGGTGGTGCGGAGCAACCTCAGCACCACCCTGCAGGCTGGCGGTCACAGCTATTACATCGGGACTGGCATCTATGAGTGCGACTACGATGCCAATGGCAACATCGACCACCGCTGCGATGAGACCTCTCTGTCCCTCAGGACGGGCGTTGGCTACGACACGAGCTGGTAGCCGCTGACGATGCGTGGCGAGGCGGTCGATCCAATGACCTCCTCGCCGCGCGCGTGAAGCAAGGCTCGGGGGGGGCCGTGAGGGGATTTCGCCGGGATTTTCGTTGAGGAGCCGAGGCCGGAACTGGCGCGCTGCCGAATCGCGCGCCTGCTGGCCGCAGTCACTCATGCCCCGCAAGGGGGAGACCCGGACGATGAAACCTCGAAAGCACACCCTGAATTGGACGAGCCAGGCCCTCGTGGGGGCGCTGCTCCTGCCCTCGGCGGTCCTGGCCAACGAGACCCATGTCTACGGCATCGCCGAGTTCGGCGGCGCGTCGAGCGGCCTGTGCGAGGCGAAGACGCACAAGGTCCACACGAAGTCGGCGGCTGAGTTCGCCAGCTACTTCACGTCGCTGAAGAACAGCGGGAAGTGGTCGGACGTCCGCACCCTCAACAACGGGAGCGCGCGCGCCAACCTCTGGAGGGACGCCGCGCTGGTCTCCTCGCCGAACGGTGAGGACGACCGGGCCAACGCGGGCGTCGACGACGCCGACGTCGTCTTCGTGCATACGCACGGTGGCCACAACCTGTCCTACAACCAGAGCTGGCTGGTGATGGGCAGCAACGTGGATGGGTGCTCGGCCATCACCAACCACATGCGCCTGGGCAACACCAAGCTGAACATCGCCGTCGTCAAGGCGTGTCAGTCCGGTGACTTCGAGGTCTGGAAGGCGGGCGGGTACAACGGGCTCGCGCCGACGAGCAGCAGCTTCACCGTGTGGAACGCGTTCCACGGCGACTCGTCATGCGGCAACTTCGTGAAGCGCTACGTGAAGCGCTACGTGTCCCAGTCGCGCAGCACCGGCGTGGGCGAGAACTGGATCGACGAGTTCTACGACCGCGATGTCGGCAAGAACAACGACGACTGCCCGGTGTCCATCGTCTTCGGAGAGACGGAGGCCAAGCGCCTGAAGATGTTCGAGTCCGGAGGCTGGACGGACCGCCACAACACCGGCCCGAAGACGCGCTCCTCCTACTACGGCGTCTACGAGTGCGACCCCGACAACGGCATGAAGCTGCCCTCGGAATGACCTCCCTCCAAGCCCATGCCCGGAAAGAACTCCACGCCATGAAGACCCAATTCATCCGTCTCTTGACCGCCCTCCCGCTCGCCGCCGCGCTCGGCTGTGACAGCGGCGCGCCCGTCGACCCCGCGGAGCTCGACACCCAGGTGGCGCCCGCGACCCTCGGCTTCGTCTTCGACTCCACTCGCATCGCCACGCCCCCCTCGGGGGCCCTTCCCACCACCTTGCTGACGCAGAGCGCGTTCACGGACGCGGCGCTGCAGGGGTTGCTGGTGGGCTCGACCGAGGCCTTCTCGGACGTGGAGGCCTTCGGCACGCGGAGGGACCGGGAGTCGCGCACCTGGCGGCTGGAGAGCGACCCCGCCGAGGGGCAGGTCCTGGTGCTCAACAACCTGGGCAGCGGACCGGCGACACCGCAGGAGCCGGCGGTGTTGCAGCGCACGGCCCTGGCCCGCCTGCAGCGCTGGGGCATCCCCACGGCGGAGATGGGGCCCGTGCTCCAGCGGAAGACCTTCGTCCAGCATCGTGAGGAGGGCGTGGAGACCGCTCCCATCCTCCACCGCCACAAGACCTTCGTCATGCGGGCCATCAACGGCATCCGCGTCGAGGGGCACCGCGCGGTGGTGACGCACGGCGTGGATGGCACCTTCCAGCGCGCGCTCATCACCTGGCCTCCGCTGGCCCGCACGGGGCATCTGCTCCGCACGCGCCTGTCCACCGCGGACATCGAGCAGCGCGCCCGGGAGGCGCTGCGGGCGGAAGGGGAGACCGCGGGGAACGTGCGCCTCTTCTGGAAGTATGTCCCCACCCAGCTGTCCACCGGTGAGTGGACGCTGACGCTCGAAGTGGGCGCCGGGACGGCCGGTGTCACGGGCCCCAACGGCTCCGAGGAGCCGCGCATCATCGACGTCGACGTGAGCGCGATTCCGTAGTCGTGCTCCTTCGGCCCCGCCGTCGCCGTGGGGCGGCGGGGCTTGCGCGTGGGCGCGTGGGCGGGTTTCGATATGCTGGCGACGTGAGCGAGGCCCTGCACAGCCATCTGGAGCGCGCGGTGGAGTGCATCGCGCGGTACGAGGAGCAAGAGGCCTTGGGGGCCGTGCTGGATGCGTGGCGCGAGTGTCGCGCGCCGGAGCTGGTCGTGTTCGCCCAGGACCTGGAGGCGCGTCTCGACTCGGCGGAGGCGGAGAGGGCAGGGCAGGCCGCGGAGGCCCGACGCGCGGCGCGGGACCTGGCTCGCAAACTCGAGGAGCGGGGCACTCCCGACGAGGTGGAGGCGCGGCTCGATGCGGTGCTCGGTATGCTGCCGGAGCCCCGGTTGATCGCCGGGCTGCTCGCCATCACGCGCCTCACTTCGGTGGCGGAGCCTCAGGCGGTGTTGAAGCTGTGCGCGGCGCTTTGGCATGTGGGGCCGCCGTTCGACGTCGCGCCCCTCGAGGCGCTGCACGCACGGATGCGGCCAGCGGCCTGGGCCGCGGCCGCGCGGTTGTCTTCCGTCATCGGCCTGGGGCTTGACTGGGTGCCTCCGGAGCTCGACGCGAAGGCGCGGCAGCTGCTCGCGGAGCTGCGGGACGCCTTCCGTGTCCGCGGGGCGTACGCGTCGCGGAGCGCCAGCATCCTGGCGCAGTGGTTGCCGCGCATCCATGCGAACCCCGAGGACGAGTCCGTGCGGCTGGTGATGGCGGACCAGCTGCTGGAGGTGGGTGACCCCCTGGGTGAGCTCATCATGCTCCAGTGTTCCGCCGCTCCGGACTCGGAGCGCATCGACGCGTTGCTCGCGAAGCATGTCCGGAGCTGGGAGTTGCCCCTGGGGGGCCTCGTCGAGCCCGGGACGACCCGCTTCGAGCGGGGCTTGCCCGTGGCGGTGCGAATGGCGGGCCGGGCGGCGAGTCTGATTCCCCCCGAGCCAGGACCCGCCTGGTGTTCGGTGCGGGAGATCAACTGGGCGAGGGTTGGGTGGTCGGTGGTCCATGGACAGTGGCTCGCGCATCCGCATCTTCGAGGCGTGACGCGGATGCGACGCGTGGAGCTGTTCTGGGCCCGGTTGATGGGGCAGCCGCCCAACGTCAGTCGACTGGAGCTGTGTGGGCCTGTCGGGCCCCACTTGAGCGGCACGCCCGCGGCGGCGGATGTGTTCGACAGGCTGGCCTTGCTGCCGAGCCTGTCGTGGCTGGAGTTGTGCGACGCGTACGTGTCCGATGTGAGCCTGTGCGCGAACTCCAGGCTGGCGACGAAGCTGGCGCGGATCGACATCATCGGCCAGGGACGCTGGACGCTCACGGTGACGCCGGGCGCGGAGGTGCCCATCGAGGCGACGCTGGTGAGTGAGCGCTCCATCGAGGCGTTCGAGCGGGTCCTGCTCGCGGCGGAGAGGTTCGGGACACGGGCCCTGCGGGTGCGCTGGGAGCGCCGTCTCGATGCCGGGTGTGTCGAGCGCCTGCGCCGGGCCGCGTCTGGCTTCTCCCACGTCGATTGGGCGTGAGGCCCGCTGTGCCAAAGGACAATTCATCTGTCCGGTGGCGGACGGCCTCCCAGCGCTCGCTTGAGCGATGACTGGCAATCCCTAGCATCTCCATGCGGAGGCCTCACTCCCATGGGCAACCGACTCGATCTCCTGTCCCGCGAATACCTGGAGTCCCCTCACGCTCATCTCACGGAGCTGCGACGCCGTGGCCCCGTCGTCCAGGTGGACCCGGGAGGCATGTGGCTCGTCACCCGCTACGAGGAAGCCCAGCAGGTGCTCAAATCCGCGAGCCTCTTCTCGTCCCAGGGGCTGCGAGCGTCCGCGCAGCCCGCGTGGCTCCAGCGCGTCAATCCTTTCGCGGATTCGCTCCTCTTCCTGGACCCGCCCCAGCACGGGCGACTGCGCGCGCTCGTCAGCCGTGCCTTCGCTCCCGCGGCGCTGGCCCGCTTGGAGGCCCGCATCCGGGGCGTCGCCCGGGAGCACGTGGCCGGGATGATGAATCAGAAGAACGTGGACTTCGTGGACGCCTTCGCCATGCCCATTCCAGCCACGGTGATGGGCTGGCTCCTCGGACTGGACGCCTCGTTGCATCAGCGTTTCAACCGCTGGGCCAATGACCTCGTCACGATGAGTGGAGTCCGACCGGAGGACACCGGGGCGATGGCGCGCTACCACCAGACCCTCGAGGAGATGGAGCGGTACTTCCAAGGCGTGCTGGACGACCGGCGCGACGCGCCTCGGGATGACATGGCCAGCGACCTGCTTCGGGCGCAGGTGGAAGGGGAGGCGCTGACGAACCACGAGTTGCTGAGCTTCCTCTACCTGCTGCTCGTCGCGGGGCTGGAGACCACCGTCAACCTGCTCAACCAATGCGCGCTCGTGTTCTCCCAGCATCCGGAGCTGCTGCTCCGCCTGCGGGAAGACCCCGCCCTCATTCCCCGCTTCATCGAGGAGACCCTGCGCTACGAGCCCAGCGTGATGGCCACCCTGCGCCTGTGCACCCAGGACGTGACGTTGGCCGGAGTGGAGCTGCCCCGGGGAGCCCTGGTCCTGGTGTCACTGGCCTCCGCCAACCGCGACGAGAAGTATTTCCCGGACGGGGACCGCTTCATCCTGGAGCGGGAGGGCCCGCAGCGTCTCTCCTTCGGACATGGCCCCCACTTCTGCATGGGGGCCATGCTCTCGCGGTTGGAGGCACGCGTCGCCCTGGAGGAATTCGTCTCCCGCGTGGAGCGCCTGGAGCTTCGGACGGACCACCTCGACTGGACGACGGCCCTGCTCGTCCGTGGGCCGGTCACGCTTCCCGTCGAGGTCTTTGCTCCCGAGTCAGGGCAGCCCGTGACGGCGCGCATCGCATGACCACTGCCTACCCGCCGTGGGGAACCTGGAAGGGGAGGGGGTACCAGAAGGGGCCCAGGTGCATTCCCAGTCCCAGGGTGGGCCCTTCCTCCCAGAACCGGCGGAACCGCACGGCCGCCTCGGCTCGCCCCGTCTTGTCCTGTCGCCAGGTGCGCCGCACGTAGACGTGGTCGTGGATGACGGTGCGCAGCTCTCGCTCGGTGAGCCGGTATCCGGGGCGCTGGGTCCAATAACAGTCCATCTTGCCGATGATGAGCGGGGGCACCAGCTCCGGGGTCACCATCGGCTTGCCAAAGCCAATCATCAGCGTGGCCGGGGGGATGTCCTCGCCATAGAGCGCGCGGATGGCCTCCTCCCGCGTCCGGGCGCCGCTGCGCGCCACGGCCTCGAGCAGCTCGTTCCAGGGGGCTCCCGGCTCGTCGACCAAGGAGCACCAGAGCGTGTGCTCCCCCCTGGGCATCAGGGCGACCGCCCGCTCCGCATGGGGCCGCAGCGCTGGCATGCTCGCGCTCCCCACCAGCCGCACGCGCCACCCG comes from the Myxococcus fulvus genome and includes:
- a CDS encoding cytochrome P450, with the protein product MGNRLDLLSREYLESPHAHLTELRRRGPVVQVDPGGMWLVTRYEEAQQVLKSASLFSSQGLRASAQPAWLQRVNPFADSLLFLDPPQHGRLRALVSRAFAPAALARLEARIRGVAREHVAGMMNQKNVDFVDAFAMPIPATVMGWLLGLDASLHQRFNRWANDLVTMSGVRPEDTGAMARYHQTLEEMERYFQGVLDDRRDAPRDDMASDLLRAQVEGEALTNHELLSFLYLLLVAGLETTVNLLNQCALVFSQHPELLLRLREDPALIPRFIEETLRYEPSVMATLRLCTQDVTLAGVELPRGALVLVSLASANRDEKYFPDGDRFILEREGPQRLSFGHGPHFCMGAMLSRLEARVALEEFVSRVERLELRTDHLDWTTALLVRGPVTLPVEVFAPESGQPVTARIA
- a CDS encoding PadR family transcriptional regulator, coding for MARESTCRFAILGMLCRRPMSGYDLRSAIEHSVGHFWQESYGNLYPTLARMAEEQLVKLDPEDGSSGDRIRKVYRVTAAGRKALAEWLRRPVLPHVERNELLLKLFFGAQVGPKDSLAQVERSRAEAESLLAVLRLIDQEVRPARKDDPEFAYEHLSIRAGLIGLEAHLRWCDEAREALGRLKPTTGPPKKGRSR